One genomic window of Desulfitobacterium chlororespirans DSM 11544 includes the following:
- a CDS encoding flagellar protein FlgN encodes MPEIKQLNENLQQQAALYQELKQYAQMKQEALLRNDLQEIEATTIREEQLLLEATRLEKERLLWTERAARYLGKAPETITLKELAERFPELTDVRAELENVVMNLKEVNELNNQLLKQAMKVTNLTVSIMTAQPNGSTYNRPGEKESESKTVRFLDRSI; translated from the coding sequence GTGCCTGAGATTAAGCAATTAAATGAAAATTTACAGCAACAAGCGGCTCTCTACCAAGAACTCAAACAATATGCCCAAATGAAGCAAGAGGCACTGCTCAGAAACGATCTTCAAGAAATTGAAGCCACGACTATCCGGGAAGAGCAGCTTCTTCTCGAAGCCACCCGTTTGGAAAAGGAGCGGCTTCTCTGGACTGAGCGGGCAGCCCGGTACCTGGGGAAAGCACCTGAAACCATTACCTTAAAAGAATTAGCTGAGCGTTTTCCGGAGTTAACCGATGTGAGAGCTGAACTGGAAAACGTAGTGATGAATTTAAAAGAAGTCAATGAACTCAATAACCAGCTTCTTAAGCAGGCCATGAAAGTGACGAACTTAACCGTTAGTATTATGACCGCACAACCCAACGGCAGCACCTATAACCGCCCTGGGGAAAAAGAAAGTGAATCCAAAACGGTTCGTTTTCTCGATCGAAGTATTTAG
- the flgM gene encoding flagellar biosynthesis anti-sigma factor FlgM, whose translation MKIDGTSMSSIGSIQATNRVASITPKAAIPGQEQDGIKVSGRGQIYQSLLQKVREIPEVREERIREITEQINKGEFKIDAQVIAGKLLDQE comes from the coding sequence ATGAAAATAGATGGAACATCAATGTCCTCGATCGGCAGCATCCAGGCAACCAACCGAGTGGCATCCATCACCCCAAAAGCTGCAATACCCGGTCAGGAACAGGATGGGATTAAAGTCTCCGGCAGGGGACAGATCTATCAAAGCCTCTTGCAGAAAGTCAGAGAGATTCCTGAAGTTCGTGAAGAACGGATTCGTGAAATTACAGAGCAGATCAATAAAGGTGAGTTCAAGATTGATGCCCAAGTCATTGCTGGTAAGCTGCTCGATCAGGAATGA